The following proteins are encoded in a genomic region of Paenibacillus sp. FSL R7-0273:
- a CDS encoding ABC transporter substrate-binding protein, protein MSGKKGFWRSSLWSLSLLAVLAGCGSNAASDSNSAAAGTATNAAGSGADKEPMVLKLTTWNPVSQTVVDKFQEKYPYITIEHDKVYDQFREIIRTRIVSKSDMDMLWLFPNQVAEFSKEDVLMDITGSPWLDNYLEAAVKLGTVDGKTYGVPYNSQPIVMFYNKTLFGELGLEIPQTWDELLAVSEQIKAGGTAPMVIGSKDGWATQFITTSQFGLYQHDNPDVFAQLASGEKKWTDPEFSTYFDGMKELADKGYLLENSVGLSYDQVAQVFKEGKAAMWPMGEWGYSENFDADFSAFELGAFPIPVNRGDQPLVTNLVSDNLLVGVSWSKHQEEIKLFMEFVADPEIAKIWSDETKQAVTVKGGTSDTYSPLAASLQPLVEASEAQIFPSMTSSIEPVMFPVFQQILLKQDVDTSKLLEQLQAAQNKDI, encoded by the coding sequence ATGAGTGGGAAAAAGGGGTTCTGGCGGTCATCGTTATGGAGTCTCAGTCTATTGGCCGTTCTTGCCGGCTGCGGCAGCAATGCCGCATCGGACAGCAACAGTGCAGCGGCGGGGACAGCAACAAATGCTGCAGGCAGCGGGGCTGATAAAGAGCCGATGGTGCTGAAGCTGACAACCTGGAATCCGGTCAGCCAGACGGTGGTTGATAAATTCCAGGAAAAGTATCCTTACATCACGATCGAGCATGACAAGGTCTATGACCAGTTCCGCGAAATCATCCGTACCCGGATTGTCTCAAAGTCCGATATGGATATGCTCTGGCTGTTCCCTAACCAGGTGGCCGAGTTCTCCAAAGAAGATGTCCTGATGGATATTACCGGCAGCCCCTGGCTGGATAATTACCTGGAAGCAGCAGTGAAGCTGGGTACGGTGGACGGCAAAACCTATGGCGTTCCGTACAACAGCCAGCCAATCGTAATGTTCTATAATAAAACACTGTTCGGCGAGCTTGGCCTTGAGATTCCGCAGACATGGGATGAGCTGCTCGCTGTCAGCGAACAGATTAAAGCCGGCGGCACCGCACCTATGGTCATCGGCAGCAAGGACGGATGGGCCACCCAGTTCATCACCACTTCCCAGTTCGGCCTATACCAGCATGACAACCCGGATGTCTTCGCACAGCTGGCCAGCGGAGAGAAGAAGTGGACCGATCCGGAGTTCAGCACTTATTTTGACGGGATGAAGGAGCTGGCGGATAAAGGCTATCTGCTGGAGAACTCTGTCGGGCTGAGCTATGACCAGGTAGCGCAGGTGTTCAAGGAAGGCAAGGCTGCGATGTGGCCGATGGGCGAATGGGGCTACAGCGAGAACTTTGATGCCGATTTCTCCGCCTTTGAGCTTGGCGCGTTCCCGATTCCGGTTAACCGGGGCGACCAGCCGCTCGTAACGAATCTGGTATCTGATAACCTGCTGGTAGGCGTGTCCTGGAGCAAGCATCAGGAGGAGATCAAGCTGTTCATGGAATTCGTCGCAGACCCGGAAATCGCCAAAATCTGGTCCGATGAAACCAAGCAGGCCGTAACGGTCAAAGGCGGCACCTCCGATACCTACAGCCCGCTTGCCGCATCGCTGCAGCCGCTGGTGGAAGCCAGTGAAGCGCAGATTTTTCCGAGCATGACCTCATCCATCGAGCCGGTAATGTTCCCGGTCTTCCAGCAGATTCTGCTGAAGCAGGATGTGGATACGTCCAAGCTGCTGGAGCAGCTGCAGGCTGCACAGAATAAGGATATCTAG
- a CDS encoding carbohydrate ABC transporter permease, with protein MKFMNFRNYILFILPALLIYLLFFAGPIFSGLYYGFTDWNGFSFKADWVGLENFREAFRDPLLLTALKNMLILSVVVIVLQHSFSILLAVLLDQKLKGIVWMRAVIFFPVILNTVVIGYVWSYMYAPMVGFLPKFFDAIGLHGLAALDWLGDPKLAIYAIALVMVWQYTGYSMMIYLAGLQSVSGEIYEAASIDGAGPWNKFWRVTLPLLIPSIIVNTVLSVIGCMKMFEHVFIMTQGGPANSTQTFGIMIYQYAFKTSQMGYGTAMAMILSVMILAVTYVQIKLLSRMEVAN; from the coding sequence ATGAAATTCATGAATTTCCGCAACTATATACTGTTCATTCTACCAGCGCTTCTCATCTATCTGCTGTTTTTTGCCGGACCGATCTTCAGCGGCCTGTATTACGGATTCACGGACTGGAACGGCTTTTCGTTTAAGGCGGATTGGGTGGGGCTGGAGAACTTCCGCGAGGCTTTCCGTGATCCGCTGCTGCTCACCGCGCTGAAAAATATGCTCATTCTCTCGGTTGTCGTTATCGTGCTGCAGCACAGCTTTTCGATTCTGCTGGCCGTGCTGCTTGACCAGAAGCTTAAAGGGATTGTCTGGATGCGGGCGGTTATTTTCTTCCCGGTCATTCTGAACACCGTCGTAATCGGGTATGTGTGGAGCTACATGTATGCACCGATGGTCGGGTTTTTGCCGAAGTTTTTTGACGCGATCGGTTTACACGGACTGGCCGCCCTGGACTGGCTGGGTGACCCGAAGCTGGCGATTTATGCAATTGCGCTCGTCATGGTCTGGCAGTACACAGGCTACTCGATGATGATCTATCTGGCTGGCCTGCAATCGGTTTCGGGTGAAATCTATGAGGCTGCGAGCATTGACGGTGCCGGGCCCTGGAACAAATTCTGGCGGGTCACTCTGCCGCTGCTGATTCCGTCCATTATTGTGAACACCGTGCTGTCGGTTATCGGCTGCATGAAAATGTTCGAGCATGTATTCATCATGACCCAGGGCGGACCGGCCAACTCGACCCAGACCTTTGGCATCATGATCTACCAGTATGCCTTCAAAACCTCGCAAATGGGCTACGGCACCGCGATGGCGATGATTCTGTCCGTGATGATTCTGGCAGTGACCTATGTACAGATAAAACTGCTCAGCCGTATGGAGGTGGCGAATTGA